In the genome of Leptospira licerasiae serovar Varillal str. VAR 010, one region contains:
- a CDS encoding LolA family protein, whose protein sequence is MKDTLSNRSIFIALGIVALFGSFSVGAQSSAKHHWNSPSEVVKKVRKTFSDLKSYKADFVIQTEANKKVVTKKGVCYYKKGGKIKYEFSDPSGDEIVSDGKTLWIFIKRLNAAGKQDLTLNKSNKSGPIFSPMTEEGLSRIFRKYHYKFESIEQPQISPKDNRQYFVLALEQREKIGGYETMTLYVDAQTSFIKKAVASDGRGKTTTVEFFGLDPNADIEDGVFNFRPDGNSKIVNNPLVSEE, encoded by the coding sequence ATGAAAGATACCTTAAGCAATCGTTCTATATTTATAGCCCTCGGAATTGTCGCTTTATTCGGCAGCTTCTCTGTGGGCGCTCAGTCTTCCGCGAAACACCATTGGAATTCACCTTCTGAGGTGGTTAAAAAGGTCAGAAAAACTTTCTCCGACCTGAAATCTTATAAGGCTGATTTCGTGATCCAAACGGAAGCGAACAAAAAAGTAGTCACTAAAAAGGGTGTCTGCTATTATAAGAAGGGTGGAAAGATCAAATATGAATTCTCGGATCCTTCCGGGGACGAGATCGTTTCCGACGGCAAAACTCTTTGGATCTTCATCAAAAGATTGAATGCAGCCGGCAAACAGGATCTTACATTAAATAAATCTAATAAATCCGGTCCTATTTTTTCCCCCATGACGGAGGAAGGTCTTTCCAGGATTTTCAGAAAATATCATTATAAATTCGAATCCATAGAACAACCTCAGATCTCTCCTAAAGACAACCGTCAATATTTCGTATTGGCATTGGAACAAAGAGAGAAGATCGGCGGTTACGAAACTATGACCCTCTATGTGGATGCGCAAACTTCTTTTATCAAAAAGGCGGTTGCAAGCGACGGAAGAGGTAAGACCACCACTGTGGAATTTTTCGGATTGGATCCGAATGCGGATATCGAGGATGGAGTATTTAATTTCCGTCCGGACGGTAATTCTAAAATCGTAAATAACCCCTTGGTTTCGGAAGAATAA
- a CDS encoding helix-turn-helix domain-containing protein, whose product MNQKRVGQILREAREEKKLTVKDVSKDTNISVKYILALETEDYAQFPGETFTIGFLKNYGSYLKLDTGMLINLYRGEKIEESQAPLEELTKPTSNFYYDLNFDKNKLITAISVLMVAIAAVLLYTFVDGTSSDDDVAEESGRRLEIPENIDFINRSVPETRPESFILTANQGVSFSASNQQCKLFISSVEQGSDTNTAVLAFNVYPELTVYKFRLSEGQEKVLSYSIPEISSLRRSIRISAQSVTGSSAKVLVSLSEEEKQGTTVQPNPQGEDSTKTLGDVPIQVTLFFSKPSYAEFIIDGQMGFRGLVQGGENKALEAKDRLEIKVGDGSAVEMIQNGKPKVVLGRPGKLVKKVYIKTPNPYDSTQFIIKELGE is encoded by the coding sequence TTGAATCAGAAACGAGTAGGGCAAATCCTTAGAGAGGCTAGGGAAGAAAAAAAGCTCACTGTAAAGGACGTATCCAAGGATACGAATATTTCCGTTAAGTACATTCTTGCATTGGAGACAGAGGACTATGCTCAGTTTCCCGGAGAGACTTTTACCATAGGTTTCCTAAAAAACTACGGTAGTTACTTAAAATTAGACACGGGGATGCTGATCAATTTATACAGAGGGGAGAAGATTGAAGAGTCCCAAGCTCCTTTGGAAGAACTCACTAAACCTACTTCTAACTTTTATTATGATCTAAATTTCGATAAAAACAAACTGATCACCGCGATCTCCGTTCTGATGGTTGCGATTGCAGCAGTCCTTCTTTATACCTTCGTTGATGGGACTTCTTCCGACGACGATGTCGCGGAAGAAAGCGGAAGAAGGTTGGAGATCCCCGAAAATATAGATTTTATCAATCGTTCCGTTCCGGAAACAAGACCTGAAAGTTTTATCTTAACTGCGAACCAGGGTGTGAGTTTCAGCGCGTCTAACCAACAGTGCAAACTTTTCATCTCTTCCGTAGAGCAAGGATCCGATACGAACACTGCTGTCCTTGCATTCAATGTGTATCCTGAACTGACCGTTTATAAGTTTAGATTGTCCGAAGGACAGGAAAAAGTTCTCAGCTATTCTATTCCGGAAATTTCTTCCTTACGTAGAAGTATCCGAATATCCGCTCAAAGTGTGACCGGAAGTTCCGCAAAAGTTTTGGTTTCCTTAAGTGAGGAAGAAAAGCAAGGGACTACCGTTCAGCCTAACCCTCAAGGGGAGGATTCCACCAAAACTTTAGGCGACGTTCCGATCCAAGTTACATTATTTTTCTCTAAACCAAGCTATGCTGAGTTTATCATAGATGGTCAGATGGGATTCAGAGGTCTTGTACAAGGTGGAGAGAATAAAGCTTTAGAAGCGAAAGATCGTCTAGAGATCAAAGTAGGAGACGGTTCCGCGGTGGAGATGATCCAAAACGGAAAACCGAAAGTGGTCTTAGGCCGTCCTGGAAAATTAGTGAAGAAAGTTTATATAAAAACACCAAACCCTTACGATAGCACTCAGTTTATCATTAAGGAGTTGGGCGAGTAA
- the pgsA gene encoding CDP-diacylglycerol--glycerol-3-phosphate 3-phosphatidyltransferase, translated as MNPNINLPNALTVLRVASLPFFIWFLYQKEQAYHIAALVLFSLASITDFIDGYLARKWKQETEFGKFLDPLADKIIVVGCFTTFIFLHEQIELWMVVLIIGRDMLITTLRYLAIRLGKSIRTTMLGKVKTAFQMGAIILILIFFILVSSNKRILINEVYQSGKLAGMTVFGIASENAVAFVKVWQENGAPGWNELVFGLGGFVPYFGMLLTTLITVLSGIRYLISNREVIRYSSIRRAFGKNGN; from the coding sequence TTGAATCCGAATATAAACTTACCCAACGCTCTTACAGTACTGAGAGTGGCTTCTCTTCCCTTTTTTATCTGGTTTTTATACCAGAAGGAACAGGCGTATCATATTGCCGCTCTGGTTTTATTCTCTTTGGCATCTATTACAGATTTTATAGACGGTTACCTGGCCAGAAAATGGAAACAAGAGACCGAGTTCGGAAAATTTTTAGATCCACTCGCTGATAAGATCATCGTAGTAGGTTGTTTTACCACATTCATATTTCTGCACGAGCAAATTGAACTTTGGATGGTCGTACTGATTATCGGAAGGGATATGCTGATCACAACTTTACGTTATCTCGCGATCCGTTTGGGAAAATCCATCCGAACCACCATGCTTGGAAAGGTAAAGACCGCCTTTCAGATGGGAGCTATTATTCTAATTCTGATCTTCTTTATATTAGTTTCTTCGAATAAAAGAATTTTGATCAACGAAGTCTACCAAAGCGGGAAACTTGCAGGTATGACCGTTTTTGGGATCGCTTCCGAAAACGCAGTTGCATTCGTCAAGGTTTGGCAGGAAAACGGTGCCCCCGGCTGGAACGAACTTGTATTCGGATTGGGCGGTTTTGTTCCGTACTTCGGAATGCTTTTGACTACTTTGATCACTGTACTTTCCGGAATACGTTATCTGATCTCGAACAGGGAAGTGATTCGTTACAGCTCCATACGGAGGGCCTTCGGTAAAAATGGAAATTAG
- a CDS encoding SRP-less Sec system protein — protein MNKILCLLLSISLALPIFGQDGEEIDFLDKVSEPKKTTTSSKKTPLAKASRKKKVKKNAGKKKKVVESKETEQKESETKKKVDPEIAPEDPTQGKNSGDPNGNGQTETTERNLNKEVSNPEVTAEIQKPYWLNEETNLSPRNLPGYDATASSLPKEDISIREKLGEILKLGDDKKKEEEKRKAAEQKEQGAIAGFFSEHKKAIIIIAIILAFALYQFRAKGARVTRRSPVTINKVRRD, from the coding sequence ATGAATAAGATCCTATGCCTCCTTCTATCCATTTCCTTAGCCCTTCCGATTTTCGGACAGGACGGAGAAGAAATCGATTTTTTGGATAAGGTTTCCGAACCTAAGAAGACAACCACTTCTTCCAAAAAGACCCCTCTTGCAAAAGCTTCTAGAAAGAAAAAAGTAAAGAAGAATGCAGGTAAAAAGAAGAAGGTAGTCGAGTCCAAAGAGACTGAGCAGAAAGAATCTGAAACTAAGAAAAAAGTGGATCCGGAAATCGCACCGGAAGATCCAACTCAGGGAAAAAATTCAGGAGATCCTAACGGTAACGGACAGACCGAAACTACCGAAAGGAACCTGAACAAAGAAGTTTCGAATCCTGAGGTTACTGCCGAGATCCAAAAGCCGTACTGGTTGAATGAAGAAACGAATTTAAGTCCGAGAAATTTGCCCGGTTACGATGCGACCGCTTCTTCCCTACCTAAAGAAGATATCTCTATCCGAGAGAAGTTGGGAGAGATCCTAAAACTCGGCGACGATAAGAAAAAAGAAGAAGAGAAAAGAAAGGCTGCGGAACAAAAAGAGCAGGGAGCCATTGCTGGATTTTTCTCCGAACATAAAAAAGCGATCATCATCATCGCAATCATACTTGCTTTTGCTTTATACCAATTCAGAGCCAAAGGCGCACGCGTCACTCGGCGTTCCCCTGTGACCATCAACAAAGTGAGAAGAGACTAG
- the yajC gene encoding preprotein translocase subunit YajC, translating to MLSNFQNLFLLAQADPAGAQGGGFNTLLFIPILFIILYFIVIRPQRNEEKKRKSMIESLQKGDVVITSSGIHGKVVEFKDNNESVVLAIAKDTNVTFNSSTILRKKEKEKEA from the coding sequence ATGCTTAGCAATTTTCAAAATCTATTTTTATTAGCCCAAGCGGATCCGGCTGGAGCGCAAGGTGGGGGATTTAATACCCTATTATTCATTCCGATCCTATTCATCATTCTGTATTTTATCGTGATCCGTCCTCAAAGAAACGAGGAAAAGAAAAGAAAATCGATGATAGAGAGCCTACAAAAAGGGGATGTTGTCATCACTTCTTCCGGGATCCATGGAAAGGTTGTAGAATTTAAGGACAATAACGAATCCGTGGTTTTAGCAATCGCTAAGGACACGAACGTTACCTTCAATTCCAGCACGATTTTAAGAAAGAAGGAAAAAGAGAAAGAGGCGTAA
- a CDS encoding FtsK/SpoIIIE family DNA translocase yields the protein MDRKDQIIGQNIAIWEKGRAALPYLLLFTGIFLTLSLGSFTIAENGVEANLFGRLGHYLSWGFLYLFGNASFVPGIMLILTGGILLAKPAQDVTNKLLTIPLFLLAVAVSLNVFGNVSTVPFASNGGVLGQALAVALEYLLGSTGRLLIHFVVYFYGILVYLNESPVHFLGRLLAQSGRDWKEQWLSGYMNGRTKKEEEIQNYEPAFAKAKSTDWSKGLAGMMNSVGSWKETSTEVSEENVPPWFRREVSGPSLERQNPVKNPANLESYIQRAKGNSKVADLRESNVQYKNSGLLQGFFEDDRKIFQFQSASTRLVEKVYGVQERKEEVPAASSKKAWEILDLRSESSAVLSFQKEEVPLEMIESEEVEEEIVSHKFTHGSISETNIVSAEAEDFREEDDELEEWTDEEGQELEDSEEYEEEAEDDSEDLEDSEVVVESPAVIEPEVAIQNTLPSPPVLGVPTSSVEKKSEKPKQSELPFTPVSMVPVFRSKRSVYHIPLNRLKSNPTKVQDALFKVESEKVAFEIENALKVYGYEAKVVAWERGPIITRYELTPPPGVKLGRITSLTDELRMYLAVKNIRIVAPIPGKSTIGIEVPNKHREDVFLGDILRSSLAPKPKKDLNIVIGKDISGKLVSIDLNKLPHLLVAGTTGSGKSVCLNAMIASLVLNLSPEEVRFIMIDPKMVELTLFEDIPHLLMPVIKDARKATKSLSWVIQEMEARYEAVSQLKCRDFRSYNEKVEEHYHKEGYNKMPYLVVFIDELADLMMVSGKDLEDAITRISQKSRAVGIHLVMATQRPSVDVITGLIKANCPARIAFHVAQKTDSKIILDMNGAESLLGKGDMLYKSPTSADLARIQAPFISEEEIEKIVDEAKKYGAPTYVEFDLEEETESESAEEMDEELFDKAWEIVRTDRKASASYLQRRLKIGYNRAARIMELMEERGYVSPILGSKGREILRSA from the coding sequence ATGGATAGAAAGGACCAAATTATCGGACAAAATATAGCGATTTGGGAAAAGGGACGAGCGGCATTACCGTATCTTCTGCTTTTTACCGGGATTTTTCTGACACTTTCCTTGGGTTCTTTCACCATCGCCGAGAATGGAGTGGAGGCGAACCTTTTCGGAAGGTTGGGTCATTATCTTTCTTGGGGATTTTTATACTTATTCGGGAATGCTTCTTTTGTTCCAGGCATCATGCTGATCCTGACCGGCGGGATTCTCCTTGCAAAACCTGCTCAGGACGTTACTAACAAACTTCTTACTATTCCTTTATTCTTACTTGCAGTCGCTGTTAGCTTAAATGTTTTCGGGAACGTTTCCACCGTTCCATTCGCGTCTAACGGTGGAGTTCTCGGCCAAGCATTAGCGGTTGCTTTGGAATATCTTCTTGGTTCTACAGGAAGACTTCTCATCCATTTTGTTGTCTATTTTTACGGTATACTTGTTTATCTAAACGAATCTCCGGTCCATTTTTTAGGAAGGCTTCTTGCACAGAGCGGCCGGGACTGGAAGGAGCAATGGCTTTCCGGCTATATGAATGGAAGAACCAAAAAAGAAGAAGAAATCCAAAATTACGAACCTGCATTTGCGAAAGCAAAGTCCACTGATTGGTCCAAAGGTCTTGCAGGCATGATGAATTCAGTCGGTTCTTGGAAAGAAACAAGCACCGAAGTTTCGGAAGAAAATGTTCCTCCTTGGTTTCGCAGAGAAGTTTCGGGACCTTCTTTGGAGAGACAAAACCCGGTGAAAAATCCCGCTAATTTAGAATCTTATATCCAAAGAGCAAAAGGGAATTCCAAAGTTGCAGACCTAAGAGAATCTAACGTGCAGTATAAAAATTCGGGTCTTCTTCAGGGCTTTTTTGAGGATGATAGAAAGATCTTCCAATTCCAAAGCGCTTCTACTCGTCTTGTGGAAAAAGTTTACGGAGTTCAGGAAAGAAAAGAAGAAGTTCCGGCTGCTTCTTCTAAAAAAGCCTGGGAGATCCTGGATCTTAGGAGCGAAAGTTCTGCAGTTCTTTCTTTCCAAAAAGAAGAAGTTCCGCTCGAGATGATCGAGTCGGAAGAAGTTGAGGAAGAAATCGTCTCACACAAATTTACTCATGGATCCATCTCGGAAACAAACATAGTTTCTGCGGAAGCCGAAGACTTCCGGGAAGAAGACGATGAATTAGAAGAATGGACCGACGAGGAAGGCCAGGAACTGGAAGATTCGGAAGAATACGAGGAAGAAGCGGAAGACGACTCCGAAGATTTAGAAGATTCCGAGGTAGTAGTGGAGTCTCCAGCGGTTATCGAACCGGAGGTGGCAATTCAGAATACATTACCTTCTCCTCCCGTTCTAGGAGTTCCAACATCCTCTGTAGAGAAAAAATCGGAAAAACCGAAACAATCCGAACTTCCTTTTACCCCTGTTTCTATGGTTCCGGTATTCCGTTCCAAACGTTCCGTTTATCATATCCCTCTGAATCGTTTGAAGAGTAATCCTACGAAAGTTCAAGACGCACTTTTCAAAGTAGAATCGGAAAAGGTAGCCTTCGAGATTGAGAACGCGCTGAAAGTATACGGTTATGAAGCTAAGGTTGTGGCCTGGGAAAGGGGCCCTATCATTACTCGTTACGAACTTACTCCTCCTCCCGGTGTGAAACTGGGAAGGATCACTTCTTTGACGGACGAGCTTAGAATGTATCTTGCCGTTAAAAATATTCGGATTGTCGCTCCTATCCCGGGTAAATCCACGATTGGTATCGAGGTTCCAAACAAACATAGAGAAGATGTTTTCCTTGGAGATATATTACGTTCTTCTTTAGCACCTAAACCTAAAAAGGATCTGAATATCGTGATCGGTAAGGATATCTCCGGTAAGTTGGTATCTATCGATCTGAACAAACTTCCTCACTTGCTTGTGGCAGGAACGACAGGTTCAGGTAAATCGGTTTGTTTGAACGCGATGATTGCTTCTCTCGTTCTGAACCTTTCTCCGGAAGAAGTTCGTTTTATCATGATAGACCCTAAGATGGTGGAACTCACTTTGTTCGAGGATATTCCTCATCTTCTGATGCCTGTGATCAAGGATGCTCGCAAAGCAACTAAATCCCTTTCCTGGGTGATCCAGGAAATGGAAGCTCGTTATGAGGCCGTTTCCCAATTGAAATGTAGGGACTTCCGTTCTTATAACGAGAAGGTTGAAGAACATTATCACAAAGAAGGTTATAATAAGATGCCTTATCTTGTGGTGTTCATAGATGAGCTTGCCGACTTAATGATGGTTTCCGGAAAGGATTTGGAAGATGCGATCACTCGAATCAGCCAGAAGTCCAGAGCGGTCGGGATCCACTTGGTAATGGCAACCCAAAGACCTTCCGTGGACGTCATCACTGGTCTTATCAAAGCGAACTGCCCTGCAAGGATCGCATTCCATGTGGCCCAAAAAACGGACTCTAAGATCATCCTAGATATGAACGGCGCCGAGTCGCTTCTCGGAAAGGGGGATATGCTCTACAAGTCTCCCACTTCTGCGGACCTTGCAAGGATCCAGGCTCCATTCATTTCGGAAGAAGAGATCGAGAAGATCGTGGATGAGGCCAAAAAATACGGAGCTCCTACCTATGTAGAATTCGATTTGGAAGAAGAAACCGAATCAGAATCTGCAGAAGAGATGGACGAAGAGCTATTCGACAAAGCCTGGGAAATCGTAAGAACGGATAGAAAAGCAAGTGCGAGCTACTTGCAAAGACGTTTGAAAATCGGCTATAACAGGGCTGCTCGGATCATGGAATTAATGGAAGAAAGGGGATACGTTTCTCCGATCCTGGGATCTAAGGGACGGGAAATTTTAAGATCCGCGTAA
- the trpD gene encoding anthranilate phosphoribosyltransferase codes for MEIRQAIIKVLEKKNLTVAEAEAAINSVMKGEVSEILLSSFLTAMRAKGETVDELLGFCLALRRNALKPKTAFPFDMLDTCGTGGDGKGTVNISTLSAIVLSSLGIKVAKHGNRSVSSHTGSSDILGRLGYNTEKTQEEVESHLVDNGFAFLFAPMWHPSMKFAAPVRKELGFRTLFNMIGPLSNPFSPQYQIIGVYEPELTETFIRVLQGLGLRRALVCHSRDGLDEFSIFEKTDYTLLEDGIISRKDFDPKDLGLKDPDPAEVFTNGPDQAESLARKILAGEKIAGAHAVALNAGAGLFTLGKAPSILDGYKIALEQLASGKTGAFFQNLITKG; via the coding sequence ATGGAAATTAGACAAGCTATCATCAAAGTTTTAGAAAAGAAAAACCTTACCGTTGCGGAGGCAGAGGCCGCGATCAATTCTGTAATGAAAGGAGAAGTATCCGAGATACTACTTTCTTCTTTTTTGACCGCAATGAGAGCAAAAGGAGAAACCGTAGACGAACTGTTGGGTTTTTGTCTGGCTCTTCGCCGTAACGCGCTTAAACCTAAAACAGCTTTTCCTTTCGATATGCTGGACACTTGCGGAACGGGAGGAGACGGGAAGGGTACGGTAAACATCTCCACACTTTCCGCAATTGTTCTTTCTTCCTTAGGGATCAAAGTCGCAAAACATGGAAACCGTTCCGTTTCTTCTCATACAGGTTCCAGCGATATTCTAGGAAGACTCGGTTATAATACGGAGAAGACCCAAGAAGAAGTGGAGTCCCATCTGGTTGATAACGGATTTGCTTTCTTATTCGCTCCGATGTGGCATCCATCTATGAAGTTTGCAGCGCCGGTCCGTAAAGAATTGGGCTTTAGGACCTTATTCAATATGATCGGACCTCTAAGTAATCCATTCTCTCCTCAGTACCAGATCATTGGAGTGTATGAACCTGAGTTGACTGAAACATTTATCCGGGTATTGCAAGGTTTGGGTTTGAGAAGAGCCCTAGTATGTCATTCTCGAGACGGACTGGACGAATTCTCCATTTTTGAAAAAACGGATTATACTCTTTTAGAAGACGGGATCATCTCCAGAAAGGACTTCGATCCTAAAGATTTAGGTCTAAAGGATCCGGATCCTGCGGAAGTATTTACAAACGGTCCCGACCAAGCGGAATCCTTAGCTAGAAAGATCCTTGCAGGGGAAAAGATTGCGGGTGCCCACGCGGTTGCCTTGAACGCGGGAGCTGGACTTTTCACCTTGGGAAAAGCCCCTTCTATCCTAGATGGATACAAAATCGCATTAGAACAGTTGGCTTCTGGAAAAACAGGCGCCTTCTTTCAAAATTTAATTACCAAGGGATAA
- the rimO gene encoding 30S ribosomal protein S12 methylthiotransferase RimO, giving the protein MDKKFYITTLGCPKNTVDSMSMHHSLLEEGFLPATKPEESDFHLINTCTFIRSATEETIQTILGAAHAKKQEGQKLVVVGCFAERYPKDISAEIPEVDLVFGTGKYSQAGRIIKEAFRREISSPAKTEFNSDIVERMKLSPEIENYSKPYAYVKVSDGCNRGCAFCIIPSLRGKFVDSPLEEILRDTKRAIAAGAKEICLVSQDTVYYGKDSDKLLDMIKAVSEVEKLEILRLLYLYPDKKTEKILRLMGEIPKIAPYLESPLQHVSERVLKSMNRSGGYSQFKDLYSLAREVRPDLEIRTSFILGFPGETGEDVDEILRFVEETRPEKLNLFSYSPQEGTKGADLTQTVSDKEKAKRINLIRDAHLKILQEIHESRIGQTYTAIVDGLEGNTAIVRRLQDAPEIDEVVYVEDPSLKPGTIGKVKIESFYEYDMMGTWLAS; this is encoded by the coding sequence TTGGATAAAAAGTTCTACATCACCACTCTTGGATGTCCCAAAAATACCGTGGACTCCATGAGCATGCACCATTCCCTTTTGGAAGAAGGTTTTCTTCCGGCGACTAAGCCGGAAGAGTCCGATTTCCATCTGATCAATACCTGTACTTTTATCCGCTCCGCTACGGAAGAGACTATCCAGACTATTTTGGGTGCTGCTCACGCTAAAAAGCAAGAAGGGCAGAAGTTAGTCGTTGTAGGATGTTTTGCAGAAAGATATCCTAAGGATATCTCTGCAGAGATTCCCGAAGTGGATCTTGTTTTTGGGACCGGCAAATATTCCCAAGCAGGACGGATCATTAAAGAAGCTTTCCGTAGGGAAATTTCTTCTCCTGCAAAAACCGAATTTAACTCGGATATAGTGGAAAGAATGAAACTTTCTCCCGAGATAGAGAACTATTCCAAACCTTATGCGTATGTAAAAGTTTCGGACGGCTGTAATAGAGGATGTGCATTCTGTATTATTCCTTCTCTTCGTGGAAAATTCGTGGATTCTCCTCTGGAAGAGATCTTAAGAGATACTAAAAGAGCGATTGCAGCAGGTGCAAAAGAGATCTGTCTAGTTTCCCAAGATACTGTGTATTACGGAAAAGATTCCGATAAACTTTTGGATATGATCAAAGCGGTCTCGGAAGTTGAGAAACTTGAAATATTAAGATTATTGTATTTATATCCGGACAAGAAGACCGAAAAGATCCTGAGGCTTATGGGAGAAATTCCTAAGATCGCTCCTTATCTGGAATCTCCACTCCAGCATGTTTCCGAAAGAGTATTAAAGAGCATGAATCGAAGCGGAGGATATTCCCAATTTAAGGATCTATATTCACTCGCGAGGGAAGTGAGACCCGATTTAGAGATCAGAACTTCCTTTATTCTAGGTTTCCCCGGTGAAACCGGAGAAGATGTAGATGAGATCTTACGTTTTGTGGAAGAGACTCGCCCGGAAAAACTGAATTTATTCTCTTATTCTCCCCAAGAAGGAACCAAAGGTGCGGATCTAACCCAAACAGTTTCGGATAAGGAGAAGGCAAAAAGGATCAACCTGATCCGAGATGCCCATTTGAAAATCCTGCAAGAGATCCATGAATCCAGGATAGGTCAGACTTATACAGCGATCGTGGATGGACTGGAAGGGAACACTGCTATTGTAAGACGTTTGCAAGACGCTCCGGAAATAGACGAAGTGGTTTATGTGGAAGATCCTTCTTTAAAGCCTGGAACGATCGGAAAAGTGAAAATCGAATCTTTTTACGAATACGACATGATGGGAACTTGGTTGGCATCTTGA